The Bernardetia sp. ABR2-2B DNA window AGTAACTGATTTTACACAGTCAAACGAAACCCATAACTTTAGTTATGGGAAAATAAAATGTGCTGTTTTCTATCCTTCTTTAGCTATTTTACCACAATTAAAATCGTGGGTTTCGTTTGCAGAAATTTTATTCTTGCGTAAATATCAGTAGTAATTTCTTTATCTATATTTTTGACTTTATGCTCTAGCCTTTTTAATAAGTTCTTCCATTTGCTGCAAGTGGTGTTCGAAGGCACGCCTTCCTGTTTGAGTGATTTTATAGGAAGTATTCGGACGTTTACCAATGAATTTTTTACGAACTTCCATATAGCCACAGTTTTCTAAAGCAGCGACATGACTAGCCAAGTTTCCATCAGTAAGGTCTAAAAGATGTTTCATGGTCTTAAATTCTATCCAATCTTCTATCATCATCGCTGCCATAAGTCCTAAGCGAATACGATTATTGAATTCTTTGTCCATGTCTGTAATAATACTGCGTAAATCTGCCATAATTATTGAAAATTTATTGAGAATTAATGTATAAATTTTATAAAGTCTATTTAATTTGAATATTGTTTGATAAACAAAGTAAAAGATTAGAATCCAAATTTGCAAGTATTTTGAGCAAAAAACTAAAATAAATTACACTTTTTTTATTAGAAAATAAGATAGAAGTCTTTTAAAAGATTGACAAATTCGTCTGTATAACCTCTATTCAAATGAATATCTTTCTCATTTTTTGATTTGTAGAT harbors:
- a CDS encoding transcriptional regulator; this encodes MADLRSIITDMDKEFNNRIRLGLMAAMMIEDWIEFKTMKHLLDLTDGNLASHVAALENCGYMEVRKKFIGKRPNTSYKITQTGRRAFEHHLQQMEELIKKARA